In Pleuronectes platessa chromosome 5, fPlePla1.1, whole genome shotgun sequence, a single genomic region encodes these proteins:
- the LOC128440821 gene encoding NACHT and WD repeat domain-containing protein 2 isoform X1, with protein MSSVGKQMDSTCHSSCVKLYLCSNPEDSVVERRALRESGFPKLREHCRHTWGLDFSVIDPFESSDRSRWPDENTRQQLIKECRESSSGPFLLALVGHQYGAACLRAQVEVSEFQLLLQQSQRGGISTQELERLYQRDENTIPPSYCLRPPHRAPCRPQAGINKEEWSMMKAKEDELMKIIQTTVSLCVHNNVMTPERGHKYYRSALDADLRFALDKRHDHETIGRCLVYVNKVVNAERETERGRIHSQSEASNLRFPPSDQHYLSELSDSFRPGLIATRWIQLYTTTTECDRRYGYTSARRRGYAESLCQQVCSDLMGLIDSLNPSETWNQTQHGDALTRDWAEQEELCDSLARFYDVIRPEEEEIRAYVKQSDQQCPLVVVGGPCTGKTVLLAHCAQQMRSWLPHSDPVVITYFYNLQQMLSPTNLLSSLCYQIENRYLSDSSSKKGPSIHLATTTDYHGCITDPKDPNSSCSPTSALDSQREPTTSEHVSDLNLNRCTKQSPAPRETCPGIIKPDIRASELRERVSSLLSCLPSPKQPLLLNLSGLDQIENKLVCLQIIESFPSPLPPGVKLFLTVSSNRTHLLQAIKRHYQGVSERESGYACVRLGSANRKECVKLLASLLSGSGRRITSGQQALVNQALSSCCLTLYARLLHVHTSLWFSDSDVTSSSLPDGIHASISAFLHHLEMKHGSSVVARAVSYLTLSRTGLAEVELGDLLSGDNEVLPEHVQQGQSSSASVSVPQIDVERLLSDLRRFLIRRTSAGSPVLLWVSRHFKLVVAKRYLSTQEARREIHSEMTDYFSGQWVCGNAKALLDNLTCRPNKAKMKMYIDRQPFIFTCSSKNSGRVNLRKIVELPYHLQESGRWEELERGLLMSLQFHQAMVRAGRLGELVAMLEDSRSQIVFRERRLLAGTLKASACLLRSVPLQLPVVMETSLLSYLELIPELQGYVREIRRERSERGSGLGVLICPTPSSVPPIQRLKCETETQSVSVVEAAVTECGIVTEITDNGSAWIWKGPGSDVVKVSLSCERKELEFTGVKSSGRSVLLFTRCNKCFLWDVTGPEMFLEVKDPLKSQSEPNSSQQTAKKVEGFVACQKQIYMWWRDESFVSVFNVSSDSVTRLQCLSSVTHLVCSTNGLYVFCGLDDGTVSIFDTVFGSLLCSSSNSNHRAVTVIIISEDGREMACVDRTGNLTLWDVASKTRPPRLVKERFTGGKSNDVLNTDHSDEIDMLLVCQSNQVTLLDARDWELWDQFLAPKGRAFAQAVLSQGGHLFLASFEACALVLVWRVSSGECVLSLEANQQPHALLKTASDVICLTHNGCLTVWDSEMIDAAGAAQKLGRGVKEVVVEETGECFYATDGSETVWRWNLEMGSPHANFLHDGPVEKLCLSADNIHLVTLSAGDIYIWKTETSQNILRIKGSRATDIMITPNNKFGVSIAKQGLSQVWKLANGRVVCSIHLYLSNAKVSPESTFLIGLHQGDLLAASLWSGSISKRFSCVESSDHVVAFQSISEHPDLVVVIAASGAVYTWKVADQTVCRHFQLPYTFQCQPQDIPMSSDGRYALLSTDNNTINLLDLSQVRLYSFKADGPVIKACMDESGCFATYISLETTCVCELRVRPVLTVVRLADGERVGSVSLSKNPSTLLVCKQQCVYVGFEDGSLGVYSVSDVMCDREELVRCRENITGEVKRCPFERAPVSWLPLRTPNVIWP; from the exons ATGAGCTCCGTAGGGAAACAAATGGACTCCACCTGCCACTCGTCCTGTGTGAAGCTCTATCTGTGCTCCAACCCTGAGG ACAGCGTGGTAGAGCGCAGAGCTCTGAGAGAAAGCGGTTTCCCCAAACTAAGAgagcactgcagacacacatggGGACTGGACTTCAGC gtgataGACCCCTTTGAGTCCAGTGATCGCAGTCGTTGGCCGGATGAAAAcaccaggcagcagctgattaaAGAATGCAGAGAGAGCTCATCTGGACCTTTTTTACTT GCTCTGGTAGGTCACCAGTATGGTGCAGCCTGTCTTCGTGCTCAGGTGGAGGTGTCTGAGTTCcaactgctgctgcagcaaaGCCAGCGGGGGGGCATCAGCACCCAGGAGCTAGAGAGACTTTACCAGAGGGATGAGAACACCATCCCTCCCTCCTACTGCCTGAGACCACCACACAGAGCCCCCTGCAGGCCTCAG GCAGGGATTAATAAGGAAGAGTGGAGCATGATGAAAGCTAAAGAAGACGAGCTGATGAAGATAATTCAGACGACCGTGAGTCTGTGTGTCCACAACAATGTAATGACCCCAGAGAGAGGCCACAAATACTACAGATCAG CCCTCGACGCAGATCTGCGATTTGCTCTGGACAAGCGCCATGATCATGAGACGATCGGACGCTGCCTGGTCTACGTCAACAAAGTCGTGAATGCtgagcgagagacagagagaggacggaTACATTCACAGTCAGAG GCCTCAAACCTAAGATTCCCACCATCTGACCAACATTATCTCTCAGAGCTCAGTGACAGCTTCCGACCCGGTCTCATCGCTACCCGTTGGATTCAACTttacaccaccaccacagagTGTGACCGTCGCTATGGTTACACATCTGCCAGAAGGCGGGGCTACGCTGAGTCTCTTTGCCAGCAGGTGTGCTCTGACCTCATGGGGCTGATTGACAGCTTGAACCCATCAGAAACCTGGAACCAGACGCAGCACGGTGACGCGCTGACCCGAGACTGGGCCGAGCAGGAGGAGCTGTGTGACTCCCTGGCACGATTTTATGATGTCATTCgaccagaggaggaagag ATCAGAGCATATGTGAAGCAGAGTGACCAACAGTGCCCACTAGTGGTGGTAGGAGGGCCATGCACTGGGAAGACAGTATTGCTGGCACACTGTGCTCAACAA ATGAGGTCATGGCTTCCACACAGCGATCCTGTGGTCATCACTTATTTTTACAACCTGCAGCAGATGCTTTCCCCAACAAACCTGTTGTCCagcctgtgttatcaaatagaAAACAGATACCTCAGTGACTCTTCCTCTAAAAAGGGTCCCAGCATCCACCTTGCCACCACCACGGACTATCATGGCTGCATCACTGACCCCAAAGACCCCAACTCCAGCTGCAGCCCAACATCCGCTCTGGATTCTCAGCGTGAACCCACCACCAGCGaacatgtttctgacttgaaCCTAAACCGTTGTACCAAACAAAGCCCTGCTCCTAGAGAAACGTGTCCCGGCATCATCAAACCTGACATCAGAGCGTCTGAGCTCAGAGAACgtgtctcctccctcctgtcctGTCTGCCTTCTCCCAAACAGCCTCTGCTTCTAAACCTCAGTGGCCTGGATCAAATCGAAAACAAATTAGTTTGTCTTCAGATCATTGAGAGCTTCccgtctcccctccctcctggaGTCAAACTGTTTCTCACAGTCTCCTCCAACCGAACACATCTCCTACAGGCCATTAAACGACATTACCAAGGTGTTAGTGAGAGGGAGTCGGGGTACGCTTGTGTACGGTTGGGATCTGCGAACAGGAAGGAGTGTGTGAAGTTGTTGGCGTCGCTGCTGAGCGGCTCAGGCAGGAGGATAACGTCAGGACAACAGGCTCTGGTGAACCAGGCGCTGAGCTCCTGCTGTCTGACTCTCTATGCTCGTCTCCTGCATGTGCATACCTCGCTCTGGTTCTCCG ATTCTGATGTGACGTCATCATCTCTCCCTGACGGCATCCACGCATCCATCTCTGCCTTCCTGCATCACCTCGAGATGAAACACGGCTCCTCTGTTGTGGCTCGAGCCGTCTCCTACCTCACCCTCTCCAGGACCGGGCTCGCAGAGGTCGAGCTTGGCGACCTCCTGTCGGGTGACAATGAGGTGCTCCCTGAACATGTCCAGCAGGGCCAGAGCTCCTCCGCCAGCGTGAGCGTCCCACAAATCGATGTGGAGAGACTTCTGTCGGATCTGAGGAGGTTTCTCATCAGGAGGACGTCTGCAGGGTCGCCTGTTTTGTTGTGGGTGAGCAGACATTTTAAGCTGGTGGTGGCTAAGAGGTATCTGAGCACTCAGGAGGCGAGGAGGGAGATTCACTCGGAGATGACAGATTATTTCAGCGGCCAATGGGTTTGTGGAAATGCTAAAGCACTTCTTGATAACCTGACATGTAGACCAAACAAGGCTAAGATGAAAATGTACATTGACAGGCAGCCGTTTATCTTCACTTGTTCGTCCAAAAACTCTGGTCGGGTGAATTTGAGAAAAATCGTAGAGTTGCCATATCACTTGCAAGAAAGCGGCAGATGGGAGGAGTTGGAGCGCGGTTTATTAATGTCGTTGCAGTTTCACCAGGCTATGGTCCGAGCAGGTCGTCTAGGAGAACTGGTGGCCATGTTGGAGGATAGCAGATCACAGATCGTGTTCAGAGAAAGACGACTCCTCGCAGGAACGCTGAAGGCTTCTGCTTGCTTACTGAGGTCTGTACCTCTGCAGCTGCCGGTGGTGATGGAAACAAGCCTCCTTTCTTATCTGGAGCTCATTCCTGAACTCCAAGGTTACGTCAGGGAGATCCGTCGGGAGAGGAGTGAAAGAGGAAGTGGGTTAGGTGTACTGATTTGTCCTACTCCTTCCTCTGTCCCCCCCATTCAGCGTTTGAAGTGTGAGACGGAAACCCAGAGCGTTTCTGTGGTGGAAGCAGCTGTGACAGAGTGTGGGATTGTGACAGAGATCACAGACAATGGCTCTGCTTGGATTTGGAAAGGCCCTGGATCTGATGTAGTGAAGGTGTCACTGAGCTGCGAGCGGAAGGAGCTGGAGTTCACCGGAGTGAAGAGCAGCGGTCGGTCGGTGCTGCTTTTCACAAGATGCAACAAATGTTTCTTGTGGGATGTGACAGGCCCGGAAATGTTTCTGGAGGTGAAAGACCCTTTGAAAAGCCAGTCCGAGCCAAACTCAAGCcaacaaacagcaaagaaaGTCGAGGGCTTTGTTGCGTGTCAGAAACAGATATACATGTGGTGGAGAGATGAGagttttgtgagtgtgtttaatgtttCCAGTGATAGCGTGACTCGCCTCCAGTGTCTGAGCTCTGTGACCCATTTGGTTTGCTCAACCAATGGCTTGTACGTGTTCTGCGGGCTGGACGACGGGACAGTCTCCATATTTGACACAGTCTTTGGCAGtttgctctgcagcagctcaaacTCAAACCACAGAGCGGTGACAGTGATAATCATCAGTGAGGATGGGAGGGAGATGGCATGTGTTGACAGGACGGGGAACCTAACTTTATGGGATGTGGCGAGCAAAACTCGACCGCCCAGACTCGTAAAAGAACGATTTACTGGCGGTAAATCGAATGATGTCCTTAATACAGATCACTCTGATGAAATTGACATGTTGTTGGTATGTCAGTCTAACCAGGTTACACTGTTGGATGCAAGGGACTGGGAGCTGTGGGACCAGTTCTTGGCtccaaaagggagagccttcgCTCAGGCTGTGCTCTCCCAGGGTGGGCACCTTTTCCTCGCTTCCTTTGAAGCCTGTGCCCTTGTCTTGGTGTGGAGGGTCAGCTCGGGGGAGTGTGTCCTCTCCTTAGAAGCAAACCAGCAGCCCCACGCGCTCCTCAAAACAGCATCGGATGTCATTTGTCTCACTCACAACGGCTGCCTGACAGTGTGGGACTCTGAGATGATAGATGCTGCAGGTGCAGCTCAGAAATTAGGGCGTGGGGTGAAGGAAGTGGTGGTTGAAGAAACGGGGGAGTGCTTCTATGCCACAGACGGGTCCGAGACAGTGTGGAGATGGAATTTAGAGATGGGTTCCCCACATGCCAACTTTCTACATGACGGTCCTGTGGAAAAACTGTGCCTTTCTGCAGATAACATTCATCTTGTGACACTCTCAGCAGGGGACATTTACATTTGGAAGACAGAAACAAGTCAGAACATCCTGCGTATTAAGGGAAGCAGAGCCACAGATATCATGATCACCCCTAATAATAAGTTTGGGGTGAGTATTGCCAAGCAAGGATTGTCTCAAGTGTGGAAGCTGGCAAATGGGAGAGTTGTGTGCAGCATACATCTGTACCTATCCAACGCCAAGGTGTCTCCTGAGAGCACCTTTCTCATCGGCCTTCACCAAGGGGACCTGTTGGCTGCTAGTCTGTGGTCAGGCTCCATCAGTAAGCGTTTCTCCTGCGTGGAAAGCTCAGACCATGTCGTTGCTTTCCAGTCAATCTCAGAGCACCCAGACTTGGTGGTGGTGATAGCTGCCTCAGGGGCAGTGTACACCTGGAAGGTAGCGGACCAGACCGTGTGCAGGCACTTTCAACTGCCATACACATTTCAGTGTCAGCCACAAGACATCCCGATGTCTTCCGATGGGAGATATGCACTGCTGTCCACTGATAATAACACCATCAACCTCTTGGACCTGTCTCAGGTCAGACTATACTCGTTCAAAGCTGATGGTCCCGTCATTAAAGCCTGCATGGACGAAAGTGGATGTTTTGCCACCTACATCAGCCTGGAGACAACCTGTGTCTGTGAGCTGCGTGTGAGGCCTGTCCTCACTGTTGTACGACTTGCAGATGGGGAAAGAGTAGGAAGTGTGAGTCTGTCTAAGAATCCATCGACTCTGCTTGTGTGTAAGCAgcaatgtgtgtatgtgggttttGAGGACGGGTCTCTCGGTGTGTATTCGGTTTCGGACGTCatgtgtgacagagaggaaTTGGTCAGGTGCAGAGAAAATATAACTGGTGAAGTGAAGCGATGCCCCTTTGAAAGAGCACCAGTCAGCTGGTTACCGCTGCGAACCCCCAATGTTATATGGCCTTAA
- the LOC128440821 gene encoding NACHT and WD repeat domain-containing protein 2 isoform X2 — protein MVIDPFESSDRSRWPDENTRQQLIKECRESSSGPFLLALVGHQYGAACLRAQVEVSEFQLLLQQSQRGGISTQELERLYQRDENTIPPSYCLRPPHRAPCRPQAGINKEEWSMMKAKEDELMKIIQTTVSLCVHNNVMTPERGHKYYRSALDADLRFALDKRHDHETIGRCLVYVNKVVNAERETERGRIHSQSEASNLRFPPSDQHYLSELSDSFRPGLIATRWIQLYTTTTECDRRYGYTSARRRGYAESLCQQVCSDLMGLIDSLNPSETWNQTQHGDALTRDWAEQEELCDSLARFYDVIRPEEEEIRAYVKQSDQQCPLVVVGGPCTGKTVLLAHCAQQMRSWLPHSDPVVITYFYNLQQMLSPTNLLSSLCYQIENRYLSDSSSKKGPSIHLATTTDYHGCITDPKDPNSSCSPTSALDSQREPTTSEHVSDLNLNRCTKQSPAPRETCPGIIKPDIRASELRERVSSLLSCLPSPKQPLLLNLSGLDQIENKLVCLQIIESFPSPLPPGVKLFLTVSSNRTHLLQAIKRHYQGVSERESGYACVRLGSANRKECVKLLASLLSGSGRRITSGQQALVNQALSSCCLTLYARLLHVHTSLWFSDSDVTSSSLPDGIHASISAFLHHLEMKHGSSVVARAVSYLTLSRTGLAEVELGDLLSGDNEVLPEHVQQGQSSSASVSVPQIDVERLLSDLRRFLIRRTSAGSPVLLWVSRHFKLVVAKRYLSTQEARREIHSEMTDYFSGQWVCGNAKALLDNLTCRPNKAKMKMYIDRQPFIFTCSSKNSGRVNLRKIVELPYHLQESGRWEELERGLLMSLQFHQAMVRAGRLGELVAMLEDSRSQIVFRERRLLAGTLKASACLLRSVPLQLPVVMETSLLSYLELIPELQGYVREIRRERSERGSGLGVLICPTPSSVPPIQRLKCETETQSVSVVEAAVTECGIVTEITDNGSAWIWKGPGSDVVKVSLSCERKELEFTGVKSSGRSVLLFTRCNKCFLWDVTGPEMFLEVKDPLKSQSEPNSSQQTAKKVEGFVACQKQIYMWWRDESFVSVFNVSSDSVTRLQCLSSVTHLVCSTNGLYVFCGLDDGTVSIFDTVFGSLLCSSSNSNHRAVTVIIISEDGREMACVDRTGNLTLWDVASKTRPPRLVKERFTGGKSNDVLNTDHSDEIDMLLVCQSNQVTLLDARDWELWDQFLAPKGRAFAQAVLSQGGHLFLASFEACALVLVWRVSSGECVLSLEANQQPHALLKTASDVICLTHNGCLTVWDSEMIDAAGAAQKLGRGVKEVVVEETGECFYATDGSETVWRWNLEMGSPHANFLHDGPVEKLCLSADNIHLVTLSAGDIYIWKTETSQNILRIKGSRATDIMITPNNKFGVSIAKQGLSQVWKLANGRVVCSIHLYLSNAKVSPESTFLIGLHQGDLLAASLWSGSISKRFSCVESSDHVVAFQSISEHPDLVVVIAASGAVYTWKVADQTVCRHFQLPYTFQCQPQDIPMSSDGRYALLSTDNNTINLLDLSQVRLYSFKADGPVIKACMDESGCFATYISLETTCVCELRVRPVLTVVRLADGERVGSVSLSKNPSTLLVCKQQCVYVGFEDGSLGVYSVSDVMCDREELVRCRENITGEVKRCPFERAPVSWLPLRTPNVIWP, from the exons ATG gtgataGACCCCTTTGAGTCCAGTGATCGCAGTCGTTGGCCGGATGAAAAcaccaggcagcagctgattaaAGAATGCAGAGAGAGCTCATCTGGACCTTTTTTACTT GCTCTGGTAGGTCACCAGTATGGTGCAGCCTGTCTTCGTGCTCAGGTGGAGGTGTCTGAGTTCcaactgctgctgcagcaaaGCCAGCGGGGGGGCATCAGCACCCAGGAGCTAGAGAGACTTTACCAGAGGGATGAGAACACCATCCCTCCCTCCTACTGCCTGAGACCACCACACAGAGCCCCCTGCAGGCCTCAG GCAGGGATTAATAAGGAAGAGTGGAGCATGATGAAAGCTAAAGAAGACGAGCTGATGAAGATAATTCAGACGACCGTGAGTCTGTGTGTCCACAACAATGTAATGACCCCAGAGAGAGGCCACAAATACTACAGATCAG CCCTCGACGCAGATCTGCGATTTGCTCTGGACAAGCGCCATGATCATGAGACGATCGGACGCTGCCTGGTCTACGTCAACAAAGTCGTGAATGCtgagcgagagacagagagaggacggaTACATTCACAGTCAGAG GCCTCAAACCTAAGATTCCCACCATCTGACCAACATTATCTCTCAGAGCTCAGTGACAGCTTCCGACCCGGTCTCATCGCTACCCGTTGGATTCAACTttacaccaccaccacagagTGTGACCGTCGCTATGGTTACACATCTGCCAGAAGGCGGGGCTACGCTGAGTCTCTTTGCCAGCAGGTGTGCTCTGACCTCATGGGGCTGATTGACAGCTTGAACCCATCAGAAACCTGGAACCAGACGCAGCACGGTGACGCGCTGACCCGAGACTGGGCCGAGCAGGAGGAGCTGTGTGACTCCCTGGCACGATTTTATGATGTCATTCgaccagaggaggaagag ATCAGAGCATATGTGAAGCAGAGTGACCAACAGTGCCCACTAGTGGTGGTAGGAGGGCCATGCACTGGGAAGACAGTATTGCTGGCACACTGTGCTCAACAA ATGAGGTCATGGCTTCCACACAGCGATCCTGTGGTCATCACTTATTTTTACAACCTGCAGCAGATGCTTTCCCCAACAAACCTGTTGTCCagcctgtgttatcaaatagaAAACAGATACCTCAGTGACTCTTCCTCTAAAAAGGGTCCCAGCATCCACCTTGCCACCACCACGGACTATCATGGCTGCATCACTGACCCCAAAGACCCCAACTCCAGCTGCAGCCCAACATCCGCTCTGGATTCTCAGCGTGAACCCACCACCAGCGaacatgtttctgacttgaaCCTAAACCGTTGTACCAAACAAAGCCCTGCTCCTAGAGAAACGTGTCCCGGCATCATCAAACCTGACATCAGAGCGTCTGAGCTCAGAGAACgtgtctcctccctcctgtcctGTCTGCCTTCTCCCAAACAGCCTCTGCTTCTAAACCTCAGTGGCCTGGATCAAATCGAAAACAAATTAGTTTGTCTTCAGATCATTGAGAGCTTCccgtctcccctccctcctggaGTCAAACTGTTTCTCACAGTCTCCTCCAACCGAACACATCTCCTACAGGCCATTAAACGACATTACCAAGGTGTTAGTGAGAGGGAGTCGGGGTACGCTTGTGTACGGTTGGGATCTGCGAACAGGAAGGAGTGTGTGAAGTTGTTGGCGTCGCTGCTGAGCGGCTCAGGCAGGAGGATAACGTCAGGACAACAGGCTCTGGTGAACCAGGCGCTGAGCTCCTGCTGTCTGACTCTCTATGCTCGTCTCCTGCATGTGCATACCTCGCTCTGGTTCTCCG ATTCTGATGTGACGTCATCATCTCTCCCTGACGGCATCCACGCATCCATCTCTGCCTTCCTGCATCACCTCGAGATGAAACACGGCTCCTCTGTTGTGGCTCGAGCCGTCTCCTACCTCACCCTCTCCAGGACCGGGCTCGCAGAGGTCGAGCTTGGCGACCTCCTGTCGGGTGACAATGAGGTGCTCCCTGAACATGTCCAGCAGGGCCAGAGCTCCTCCGCCAGCGTGAGCGTCCCACAAATCGATGTGGAGAGACTTCTGTCGGATCTGAGGAGGTTTCTCATCAGGAGGACGTCTGCAGGGTCGCCTGTTTTGTTGTGGGTGAGCAGACATTTTAAGCTGGTGGTGGCTAAGAGGTATCTGAGCACTCAGGAGGCGAGGAGGGAGATTCACTCGGAGATGACAGATTATTTCAGCGGCCAATGGGTTTGTGGAAATGCTAAAGCACTTCTTGATAACCTGACATGTAGACCAAACAAGGCTAAGATGAAAATGTACATTGACAGGCAGCCGTTTATCTTCACTTGTTCGTCCAAAAACTCTGGTCGGGTGAATTTGAGAAAAATCGTAGAGTTGCCATATCACTTGCAAGAAAGCGGCAGATGGGAGGAGTTGGAGCGCGGTTTATTAATGTCGTTGCAGTTTCACCAGGCTATGGTCCGAGCAGGTCGTCTAGGAGAACTGGTGGCCATGTTGGAGGATAGCAGATCACAGATCGTGTTCAGAGAAAGACGACTCCTCGCAGGAACGCTGAAGGCTTCTGCTTGCTTACTGAGGTCTGTACCTCTGCAGCTGCCGGTGGTGATGGAAACAAGCCTCCTTTCTTATCTGGAGCTCATTCCTGAACTCCAAGGTTACGTCAGGGAGATCCGTCGGGAGAGGAGTGAAAGAGGAAGTGGGTTAGGTGTACTGATTTGTCCTACTCCTTCCTCTGTCCCCCCCATTCAGCGTTTGAAGTGTGAGACGGAAACCCAGAGCGTTTCTGTGGTGGAAGCAGCTGTGACAGAGTGTGGGATTGTGACAGAGATCACAGACAATGGCTCTGCTTGGATTTGGAAAGGCCCTGGATCTGATGTAGTGAAGGTGTCACTGAGCTGCGAGCGGAAGGAGCTGGAGTTCACCGGAGTGAAGAGCAGCGGTCGGTCGGTGCTGCTTTTCACAAGATGCAACAAATGTTTCTTGTGGGATGTGACAGGCCCGGAAATGTTTCTGGAGGTGAAAGACCCTTTGAAAAGCCAGTCCGAGCCAAACTCAAGCcaacaaacagcaaagaaaGTCGAGGGCTTTGTTGCGTGTCAGAAACAGATATACATGTGGTGGAGAGATGAGagttttgtgagtgtgtttaatgtttCCAGTGATAGCGTGACTCGCCTCCAGTGTCTGAGCTCTGTGACCCATTTGGTTTGCTCAACCAATGGCTTGTACGTGTTCTGCGGGCTGGACGACGGGACAGTCTCCATATTTGACACAGTCTTTGGCAGtttgctctgcagcagctcaaacTCAAACCACAGAGCGGTGACAGTGATAATCATCAGTGAGGATGGGAGGGAGATGGCATGTGTTGACAGGACGGGGAACCTAACTTTATGGGATGTGGCGAGCAAAACTCGACCGCCCAGACTCGTAAAAGAACGATTTACTGGCGGTAAATCGAATGATGTCCTTAATACAGATCACTCTGATGAAATTGACATGTTGTTGGTATGTCAGTCTAACCAGGTTACACTGTTGGATGCAAGGGACTGGGAGCTGTGGGACCAGTTCTTGGCtccaaaagggagagccttcgCTCAGGCTGTGCTCTCCCAGGGTGGGCACCTTTTCCTCGCTTCCTTTGAAGCCTGTGCCCTTGTCTTGGTGTGGAGGGTCAGCTCGGGGGAGTGTGTCCTCTCCTTAGAAGCAAACCAGCAGCCCCACGCGCTCCTCAAAACAGCATCGGATGTCATTTGTCTCACTCACAACGGCTGCCTGACAGTGTGGGACTCTGAGATGATAGATGCTGCAGGTGCAGCTCAGAAATTAGGGCGTGGGGTGAAGGAAGTGGTGGTTGAAGAAACGGGGGAGTGCTTCTATGCCACAGACGGGTCCGAGACAGTGTGGAGATGGAATTTAGAGATGGGTTCCCCACATGCCAACTTTCTACATGACGGTCCTGTGGAAAAACTGTGCCTTTCTGCAGATAACATTCATCTTGTGACACTCTCAGCAGGGGACATTTACATTTGGAAGACAGAAACAAGTCAGAACATCCTGCGTATTAAGGGAAGCAGAGCCACAGATATCATGATCACCCCTAATAATAAGTTTGGGGTGAGTATTGCCAAGCAAGGATTGTCTCAAGTGTGGAAGCTGGCAAATGGGAGAGTTGTGTGCAGCATACATCTGTACCTATCCAACGCCAAGGTGTCTCCTGAGAGCACCTTTCTCATCGGCCTTCACCAAGGGGACCTGTTGGCTGCTAGTCTGTGGTCAGGCTCCATCAGTAAGCGTTTCTCCTGCGTGGAAAGCTCAGACCATGTCGTTGCTTTCCAGTCAATCTCAGAGCACCCAGACTTGGTGGTGGTGATAGCTGCCTCAGGGGCAGTGTACACCTGGAAGGTAGCGGACCAGACCGTGTGCAGGCACTTTCAACTGCCATACACATTTCAGTGTCAGCCACAAGACATCCCGATGTCTTCCGATGGGAGATATGCACTGCTGTCCACTGATAATAACACCATCAACCTCTTGGACCTGTCTCAGGTCAGACTATACTCGTTCAAAGCTGATGGTCCCGTCATTAAAGCCTGCATGGACGAAAGTGGATGTTTTGCCACCTACATCAGCCTGGAGACAACCTGTGTCTGTGAGCTGCGTGTGAGGCCTGTCCTCACTGTTGTACGACTTGCAGATGGGGAAAGAGTAGGAAGTGTGAGTCTGTCTAAGAATCCATCGACTCTGCTTGTGTGTAAGCAgcaatgtgtgtatgtgggttttGAGGACGGGTCTCTCGGTGTGTATTCGGTTTCGGACGTCatgtgtgacagagaggaaTTGGTCAGGTGCAGAGAAAATATAACTGGTGAAGTGAAGCGATGCCCCTTTGAAAGAGCACCAGTCAGCTGGTTACCGCTGCGAACCCCCAATGTTATATGGCCTTAA